The following is a genomic window from Streptomyces lincolnensis.
CAGTGACGTGCTTCTCCCGTGCTGCCTGAGGTGCCGAAGCGGATCTCGTCGTGGCGGCCCCCGGTCCGGGACGCGTGCGTAGGAGTCACCGTCGTCTCCGTCATGCCGTCATGTCCTCGACGCGCTCGCGGACGTACTCGGTGGTCCGGCCGAGCGTGCTGAACCAGTGGCGCACGTCGTCGCCGACGAAGTCGACCTCGATGCCGAACTCGCCCTCGACGGAGTTGACGTACTCGAGGGCCGCCAGGCTGTCGAAACCCGGCAGCGTGTCGGACAGGTCCGCGTCAGCGGTCAATGCACGGGCGGCGTCGCCGAAGCGCTTCTCGAGGACGGCCAGGACGCGGTTGCTGATCTCGGTCTGGTCAAGGGTGTGCATGGGGAACCTTTCTCCTGGTCAGCGGCCGGCCGGTTGCGGCTCGGCGCTCGTCATCGACCCCGACTCCAGGTAGAACACCCGGTCGGGCTGGGTGGGTTGGAACCTGACCGTCAGGTGGGCGGTGTCCGTGCCGAGACCGAGCGCCTGCCTGACCTCCTCGGCCAGCTCGGCCCGGTACGCGTGGTCGCGGTCGGGATGGATGTGGCACACGACGGACGCCCACCGGGCGTGCCGGTTCTGGCCCGTGTCGTCCTCGAAGGTCGTCAGCGGCATCCCGCCGGCGAAGTACTCCATGGGTTGCGCGGTTCGGAAGGAGACCACGACGTGCGCTGCCTCGGAACCGTGCGCGGCCATCCACCGGGTGAGGCGCAGCGCGGTCTTCAGGCGCGCGGAGGGGGTCAGCGGGGTGCTGGTGACATCGACGGTCGGCAAGATCACGCGCCTTTCACGAGAGGGCCAGGGGCGGCAGGGTGTGCCGTTCGGGAGACAGCCGCAGTTCCAGACGCCGTCCCAGGCAGTCGGCGAGCGGGCCGCCGCTCGTGGCCATCAGGGGGGTCCAGGCGAACCCGGCGTCCGCCGTGCGCACGCTGTCCAGGAACTTCGCCAGATGGCCGGAGTCCCAGTCGAGGCCGAACGTGTCCGCCGCCAGCACGGCTTCGTAGGTGCTCAGCAGGTCGGGGACCCGGTTGCCCTCGTTCGCGTATCCGCCGCCGCGGACCCGGTGCCGGGCGAGGGCCTCACCGGCGAGGGCGCCGTCCGCCCCGACTGCCCGGTGCCGCGCCCGCAGGGCCTGCAGGGTGGCCCGCAGCGTGGACCGGCCGCCGGGCACGTTGGCGTACTGGCCGGGTGCCGTCTCGCAGGAGGCGACGTACTCGGCGATGTCCCGCAGGTGGCCGGCGACGGAGTCGCCGCCGATCCGGTGGAGGATCTCGGCGGCGGCGGCCGTCGACACGATGTCGGACGCGCGGCCCTCCCAGTAGCCGAAGCCGCCGTCGGGGTTCTGGATGCCGTCGGTGAGCCAACCCGCGATCCGGGCACGGGCCGGGGCGTCCTCTTCGAACGCCCCCGCCGACAGGGCCCAGAGCGTGCACCGCACCTCGCTCCCTCGGCCGGGCATGTACATGATGCCGTTCTCGTTGGGCAGCATGCAGCTCTCCGTCCACCGCAGGGCCTCGCGCTCCCCGGTTTCCGAGAGGCGGCCGGCCATCAGGTGGGCCGAGGTGGTGAGGACGTCCGAGGCGAGGCCTGGGGTGCGATAGGTGAAGCCGCCCTGAGGGGTCCGGAAGGACAGCACGGTTTCGACCACCCCGTCGGCGAGGTCGTCCAGCTCGGCGCCGAGTTCCCTGAGCGCTCCCACCCCGCAGAACGCGGCCCACACGTCCGGTACGGGATAGCCGGGCCACCGGGTGAACGACCCTGTCGGCCCCAGCCGGGCCCGAATCCAGGCGACGCAGCCCTCGGGGTCCCTCGGGGTCTCGTCAAGGCGGCTCAGGGCACCGGTGGCCCGGAAGGTCGCCCACAGGCAGTCCGTCTCGTCGCCCTCCTGGAAGGTGAACCCGCCGGCCGCGCTCTGCCGTCCCCTGAGCCAGCTCGTGAGCCGCTCGCGGTCCCACGGCAGCGGACCCTCTCCGCCGGTGGCCGTGTGCCAGGCGGTGACGGCGTAGTAGCAGGCCCGCACGTCGGACGCGCCGCCCTTGGCGTGAGCCGGACTCCAGGCCAGTCCGCCGTCCTCGGCCTGAAGCGCCGCCAGCCAGTCGAACAGCGCCGGAGGCGGCTGCTCACCGAAGATCTCCACCAGGGTGCGTACGGCGTAGTAGGTGGCCCACACGTCCGACGCCTGACCGGGCGTCATCGCGAATCCGCCGTCGGGGTGGGCGGCGCTCCACACCCATGCGGAGCTCGACGCGCGGACCGTGCCACGGCTGGAGGTCGGCAGATCGGCCAGGGTCTGGGTGCAGTAGTAGGTCGCCCAGGCGTCGGAGCTCATGCCGGCCGACCACGCGAATCCGCCGTCGGAGTTCTGCCGGGAGGCGAGGAAGCCGGCGGCGGTCTCGGGGGACGGCAGGTCGCCGACGCGGCCGAGCCAGCCGAGGGTCCGTACCGCCGCGTAGGTGCACCACAGGTCCGACTCCCCGGAGACCACTCCGGACGACCTCAGCAGCGTGTCGTACGTCATGCCGGCACCGCCTCGTCCACGACCCGGAAGTTGGACCGCTTCCAGCTCTTCTGGGAACCACCGCTCTTCGTCGTCACCGGCAGCCGGTTGACGAACCGGACCTCGTCCCACCGGAAGCCGAGGCGTTCGTCCGTGCGCCGCTGGATGAGGTCGTTCTTCGCGGACTCGGCGGTCCGGTCGGTGCCCGGGTCCCGCTCCAGCAGCAGCCGGGCCCAGGTGCCGCGCTCGTCGGTCTCGATCAAATAGCCCATCACGTCGCGGCCCGCGTAGACGACGCCTTCGAGGTCGCGAGTGCGGACCCGGCTGCCCTTGATCCGGGTCCCGTCGCTGCCCCGGCCGTGGACCGTGACCACCGGGGTGTCCGCGCCGCACCGGCAGCCGTCCGACAGGGACACCTCGTCGCCCATGTCGAGGCGGAGCAGGGGGCGGGCGTCGTTGTTGAGCGGGGTGACGACGAGCCGGCCCTCGCGTCCGGCCTCGGCGGGTGTGATGCCGTTCTCGTCCGCGATCTCGAAGTAGTTGGCCCCGCGCAGCAGGTGCAGCCGGTCGTGCGCGCAGCACGCGGACAGCGTGCCGCTCTCGGTGCTGCCGTAACTCGCGTCGTAGGCACGCGCGTTCCACCAGTGCCCCGCCATGGTGCGCAGTTCGGGGGTGCTCACCTCGCCGAGCAGCATGAGCAGGTCGACGGACTCGCTCAGCCGGTCCAGCAGGCCGCGCCTCTTGATGACCTGGGAGAACTCCAGGAGCACGCCGGGCGCCACGAACAGCACGGTCGGCCGGAAGACCTCCCACAGTCCGACGATGCGGTCCCAGTCGGAGATCCCGGTGGTGTACGGGTAGGCCTTGACGTGGGGAATTCCCAGGAACTCGCAGACGCCGACCATCAGGTCGGCCACCGGCACGATGTCCGAGGGCAGCAGGATCAGGGCACGGTGACCACTGTCAGCCAGCATGCCGCGCCAGGCCTCGGCGACGGACACGGTGTTGGCGATCATGTCCTGGGCCGTGCGCGGCGTGGGCGTGGGGGTCCCTGTCGTCCCCGTGGTCTGGTAGTACTTCAGCCCCGCGTCGACCGGTACCCGCAGGAAGTCGAGGGGCCGGGACTTGAGGTCGTCCTTGGACGTCGCCGGCAGATCACGGAAAGCCCGCGTCGAGAACGTGTCGAGCGAGGCATAGGCGGATGTCTGCCGCGCGCGCTGCCAGGTCTCGGCCAGCTTCGACGCGTAGTAGGCGTCGTCGGAGGGGGAGACGCGGCGGTGAGCGGTCACCTCCTGCTGTATCCGCTCCATGAAGTCGAGGTCACTCCGGGAGTTGATCTTCACTTGTCGCTCCTTTTCTCGTTCATGTCCGTCCGGGCCAGCCCCTTGGCGCGCATCAGGAACTCGCCGAGGAAGCCGTCGTGCGGGACGTCCGGATGGGTCCACGAGGTCGGCAGGCTCCGGTACACATTGGAGACCGAGGTGAGATCCGAGGCCGCGGTGACCAGCTCCAGGTCCTCCGTGTGCAGCGACAGCACCAGCGATCCGTCGAGAACGTCCGTCGCACCGCGCTCGAACGGGGCGACCCACACACACGGGAAGGGCATCTCGTACGACAGCAGCGGGTCCTTCGGGGACGTCAGTTCCACGACCGCGGGCGTCACGGCCGACAGGGAGCCCTCGCCGGCGAGCCGCTCGACCCTCGGTGCCAGGTGCACGACCGCGTCCTGTGCCCGCTGCAGGACCGCTGACGTCAGCCGCTCGGCATCGGCCGCCGGCAGGCACGGCAGAAGCGCCGCGTCGTCGAGGGGGTGGGCCGGTGCCACCCTGCCCAGCGCGGTGGCCAGTTCGGCGGCGAACCCCGCCGGCTCGTCCTCGACCAGCACGCCGGTGGTCGCGGTGCACGCGGTCCCCGCGTGGTGGAGCACGCCCGTGCGGGCGAGTTCGAGCCCGGTGTGCCGGTCCGCGTCGGCGGTCACGACCAGTTTCGAGCGGCCCGGTCCCTGCGGCCGGATGTCGGCCCGGCCCCGGTACCTGTCCACGACGTCCTGACCGCCGTACACCATGGCGAGATCCGAGTGCTCGACGATCAGATCCGCCGTCGCGTGGTCGCAGGGCGCCACGACCAGCTGCGCCGCCGGCAGCCCGGCCTCCCGCAGCGCGGTGACGAGGCGGAGCGGGGTGAGCGGATCGCGGTTGGAGGGGCGGACGACGACCCGGTAGCCGAGTGCCAGAGCCTCCGGCCACATGGCGTGGACCCCCGGGCTGTTGCCGGCCGCGTGCACGGCGAAGACGTCGCCGGTGCGGCGCCACGAGGCGCCCGCCGATGGCGCGTCGGACACGGCGGTGCCGACGGGGGCGCAACCCGTGGGCCGGGCTGCGGACGGCATCCGTCCCACGTCGCGCAGGGTCGCCGTGATGAGCCTGTCGCACTCGCGCACGATGGCGATGGGCGTGCCCGTCAGCTCCGCCAGCCGCCGCTCATGGGCTTCCAGACCGTCTCCCAGGATCACCTGGTTCTCGAAGACGTCGGCCGCCTTCCGGAGGACTTCCGCCGTCCTTGCGACGGGCAGTGGCGCGCTCACGCGCAACTGATCGATCCAGTGGGAGACGACCAGGCCCGGGACCGAGGCCAGTTCGAGTGCCGGGTTGCCCGAGGCGTCCGTCACGGTGGTGCGG
Proteins encoded in this region:
- a CDS encoding phenylacetate--CoA ligase family protein, with protein sequence MKINSRSDLDFMERIQQEVTAHRRVSPSDDAYYASKLAETWQRARQTSAYASLDTFSTRAFRDLPATSKDDLKSRPLDFLRVPVDAGLKYYQTTGTTGTPTPTPRTAQDMIANTVSVAEAWRGMLADSGHRALILLPSDIVPVADLMVGVCEFLGIPHVKAYPYTTGISDWDRIVGLWEVFRPTVLFVAPGVLLEFSQVIKRRGLLDRLSESVDLLMLLGEVSTPELRTMAGHWWNARAYDASYGSTESGTLSACCAHDRLHLLRGANYFEIADENGITPAEAGREGRLVVTPLNNDARPLLRLDMGDEVSLSDGCRCGADTPVVTVHGRGSDGTRIKGSRVRTRDLEGVVYAGRDVMGYLIETDERGTWARLLLERDPGTDRTAESAKNDLIQRRTDERLGFRWDEVRFVNRLPVTTKSGGSQKSWKRSNFRVVDEAVPA
- a CDS encoding aldehyde dehydrogenase family protein, with translation MLDIPALGPTGPYRTRNRTTVTDASGNPALELASVPGLVVSHWIDQLRVSAPLPVARTAEVLRKAADVFENQVILGDGLEAHERRLAELTGTPIAIVRECDRLITATLRDVGRMPSAARPTGCAPVGTAVSDAPSAGASWRRTGDVFAVHAAGNSPGVHAMWPEALALGYRVVVRPSNRDPLTPLRLVTALREAGLPAAQLVVAPCDHATADLIVEHSDLAMVYGGQDVVDRYRGRADIRPQGPGRSKLVVTADADRHTGLELARTGVLHHAGTACTATTGVLVEDEPAGFAAELATALGRVAPAHPLDDAALLPCLPAADAERLTSAVLQRAQDAVVHLAPRVERLAGEGSLSAVTPAVVELTSPKDPLLSYEMPFPCVWVAPFERGATDVLDGSLVLSLHTEDLELVTAASDLTSVSNVYRSLPTSWTHPDVPHDGFLGEFLMRAKGLARTDMNEKRSDK
- a CDS encoding prenyltransferase/squalene oxidase repeat-containing protein, which produces MTYDTLLRSSGVVSGESDLWCTYAAVRTLGWLGRVGDLPSPETAAGFLASRQNSDGGFAWSAGMSSDAWATYYCTQTLADLPTSSRGTVRASSSAWVWSAAHPDGGFAMTPGQASDVWATYYAVRTLVEIFGEQPPPALFDWLAALQAEDGGLAWSPAHAKGGASDVRACYYAVTAWHTATGGEGPLPWDRERLTSWLRGRQSAAGGFTFQEGDETDCLWATFRATGALSRLDETPRDPEGCVAWIRARLGPTGSFTRWPGYPVPDVWAAFCGVGALRELGAELDDLADGVVETVLSFRTPQGGFTYRTPGLASDVLTTSAHLMAGRLSETGEREALRWTESCMLPNENGIMYMPGRGSEVRCTLWALSAGAFEEDAPARARIAGWLTDGIQNPDGGFGYWEGRASDIVSTAAAAEILHRIGGDSVAGHLRDIAEYVASCETAPGQYANVPGGRSTLRATLQALRARHRAVGADGALAGEALARHRVRGGGYANEGNRVPDLLSTYEAVLAADTFGLDWDSGHLAKFLDSVRTADAGFAWTPLMATSGGPLADCLGRRLELRLSPERHTLPPLALS
- a CDS encoding acyl carrier protein, encoding MHTLDQTEISNRVLAVLEKRFGDAARALTADADLSDTLPGFDSLAALEYVNSVEGEFGIEVDFVGDDVRHWFSTLGRTTEYVRERVEDMTA